The following proteins come from a genomic window of Paenibacillus spongiae:
- a CDS encoding Ger(x)C family spore germination protein translates to MMKTITAVILFACCLLLSGCWDKMELDEYAFVQAVAIDETEEGKIDLTIHTYKPSGGGGGGTPGGAQGMKNYINIHVTNESVFEAIRDFTLHMGRKAQWSHMRVLLIGEELAKKRNIGEILDFFSRDHEPRATIDILIGKDKAGNYLEVDPYIEKTEAQELREITRLAHRYSAKAVETNLMDLSLQMKSETGIARLPYITRDKRNNPNSVPVAGTALIKKGRMAGLLKKEDTESLIVLTGKYDNGVIETDCPDPKKYETLEADSLKTKITPKIKGDSVDVHVSVKIDGIVGELVCHSLKDKAGYKRYVDHVEQSVERKLRKTIKLLQKKKLDAIGIGDLVYTKNPELWKRWKPDWEERFARIPFKVDVKVNVTSTGMDIGKPYVE, encoded by the coding sequence ATGATGAAGACCATAACTGCGGTTATATTGTTTGCGTGCTGTCTGCTTTTGTCGGGATGCTGGGATAAAATGGAACTGGACGAGTATGCGTTTGTTCAAGCGGTTGCAATCGACGAAACCGAGGAAGGAAAAATCGACTTGACCATCCATACTTATAAACCGAGCGGCGGTGGCGGTGGCGGGACGCCGGGCGGAGCGCAGGGGATGAAAAATTACATTAATATACACGTGACCAATGAGTCCGTTTTTGAAGCGATTCGCGACTTTACGCTTCATATGGGACGAAAGGCGCAATGGAGCCACATGCGGGTCTTGTTAATCGGGGAAGAGTTGGCTAAGAAGCGTAACATAGGCGAGATCCTCGATTTTTTTTCACGCGACCATGAACCGAGAGCTACCATCGATATCCTGATTGGCAAGGACAAAGCCGGTAATTATTTGGAAGTCGATCCGTATATCGAGAAAACCGAAGCGCAGGAGCTGCGGGAAATCACCCGGCTCGCTCACCGTTATTCCGCAAAGGCGGTTGAAACCAATTTAATGGATTTGTCTTTGCAGATGAAGAGCGAAACAGGCATTGCGAGGCTGCCGTACATTACTCGCGACAAAAGAAATAATCCCAACTCCGTGCCCGTAGCCGGAACCGCGCTAATCAAAAAAGGGAGAATGGCCGGACTGCTGAAAAAGGAGGATACGGAATCTTTGATTGTCCTGACAGGCAAATATGATAACGGAGTTATCGAAACCGACTGTCCGGATCCGAAGAAATATGAAACGCTGGAAGCCGATTCCTTAAAGACAAAAATAACGCCTAAAATCAAGGGAGACTCCGTCGATGTTCACGTGTCGGTCAAAATCGACGGAATTGTCGGCGAACTCGTCTGCCATTCTCTGAAGGACAAGGCCGGGTACAAGCGTTACGTCGATCATGTCGAACAGAGCGTGGAGCGCAAGCTGCGGAAAACCATTAAGCTTCTGCAGAAAAAAAAGCTGGACGCGATCGGAATCGGAGATCTGGTTTACACAAAAAATCCGGAACTGTGGAAGCGCTGGAAACCGGATTGGGAAGAGCGTTTCGCCCGCATTCCTTTCAAAGTCGATGTCAAGGTGAATGTGACATCCACGGGAATGGATATCGGAAAGCCATATGTCGAATGA
- a CDS encoding spore germination protein: MNPISNNPQSHKKELVSPDLSANKQRMETIFADCKDVVFHPYHYGPDLVHSALVVHCETLVQDQKVNFLKSALQDLVAHELGSTLEITPDHIISFFGRQGVSAHTAKVLEQIRDAEQNVMSGHVVIFFDKWNKALSFNAISVESRQVTEPITEPVVNGPHESTVENLKKSVGMIRARLMNADFKMDFFRAGGKTNNEIAYGYLKGAVNPETLAEFKQRIVKAKDMEILESSYIEELLEDWTYSPFPQFRFTERPDTAVAALLDGKIIVMVSGSPSIMICPGLFPEFLQSSEDYYERTIYSSMIRLLRIAAFLISLTLPSIYIALTTFHPELIPTVLLLAILNTREGIPFPGFVEALIMEFFFELLREAGIRLPRPIGSAVSIVGALVIGEAAINAGIASPAMVVVVALTGIASFGIPQYNIAIALRILRFPLMILAASLGGFGLMIGYLLILLHLTSLRSLGQPYFSPLAPLHLRQLLDVFVRAPLKTLFRSPRSRHSR, translated from the coding sequence ATGAATCCGATTAGCAATAACCCGCAATCGCATAAGAAGGAACTGGTCTCTCCCGACCTGTCGGCCAACAAGCAGCGAATGGAAACGATTTTCGCGGATTGCAAGGATGTCGTGTTTCATCCGTATCATTATGGACCCGATCTCGTGCATTCCGCACTGGTTGTTCATTGCGAAACGCTTGTGCAGGACCAGAAGGTGAATTTCTTAAAATCGGCTCTGCAGGATCTTGTGGCGCATGAACTTGGGTCAACATTGGAGATTACGCCCGACCATATTATCTCCTTCTTTGGACGTCAGGGCGTTTCCGCTCATACCGCGAAGGTTCTCGAACAAATCCGCGATGCAGAACAAAACGTCATGAGCGGGCATGTTGTCATATTTTTTGATAAATGGAATAAAGCACTCAGCTTCAACGCGATATCCGTTGAGTCGAGACAAGTGACGGAACCGATCACGGAGCCGGTCGTTAATGGACCTCATGAAAGCACGGTCGAAAATCTGAAAAAAAGTGTCGGCATGATTCGTGCGCGGCTAATGAACGCCGACTTTAAAATGGATTTCTTCCGAGCGGGAGGCAAAACGAATAACGAAATCGCGTACGGGTATTTGAAAGGCGCCGTGAACCCGGAAACGTTGGCCGAATTTAAACAACGGATCGTCAAGGCCAAGGATATGGAGATATTGGAATCTTCTTATATCGAGGAGCTTCTGGAGGATTGGACGTATTCTCCGTTTCCGCAGTTTCGTTTCACGGAACGTCCGGATACGGCAGTCGCCGCTTTGTTGGATGGCAAGATTATCGTTATGGTATCCGGCAGTCCGTCCATAATGATTTGTCCCGGTTTATTTCCAGAATTCCTGCAATCCAGTGAAGATTATTACGAGAGAACGATTTATTCTTCCATGATTCGTCTGTTAAGGATCGCCGCTTTCCTGATCTCGCTTACGCTGCCGAGCATCTATATTGCCTTGACCACTTTTCATCCCGAGCTGATTCCGACGGTTCTTCTGCTAGCGATACTGAACACTCGCGAAGGGATTCCGTTCCCCGGCTTCGTGGAAGCGTTGATTATGGAATTTTTCTTTGAATTGCTCCGCGAAGCCGGGATTCGCCTGCCGCGGCCGATCGGCTCCGCGGTGAGCATCGTGGGGGCGCTGGTTATCGGCGAAGCGGCGATCAATGCAGGGATCGCCTCCCCTGCCATGGTTGTCGTGGTGGCGCTGACCGGGATCGCTTCCTTTGGCATCCCGCAGTACAATATCGCCATTGCGCTGCGGATCCTGCGTTTTCCGTTAATGATTCTTGCCGCATCGCTGGGAGGATTCGGTCTGATGATCGGATACCTTTTGATTCTGCTGCATTTGACGAGCTTGCGTTCATTAGGCCAGCCTTATTTTTCGCCGCTCGCTCCCCTTCACTTGCGGCAATTGCTCGATGTGTTCGTTCGCGCTCCATTGAAAACGTTGTTCCGTTCGCCGCGCAGCCGGCATTCACGCTAA
- a CDS encoding GerAB/ArcD/ProY family transporter — MLNKTLQKISAWQFGLLMIVVVTASEILFAPRHASMFAKQDAWLSMALTILPGIFMVMLMTALLNRYPGLSIVEIGYRILGSWGGLLLAVFLSYSMFLNVATNLKSLTSFVKQYSLPQTPSLAIAGIFMSVCAIAVLAGIEIQGRCAELIVPINLLFIVLVLCFSIPNMKPDLIKPVLGNDILPILQGTVLPSFWILQGSFVMLGFILPFLGRLPAGRTISLYSVGFSVLLLVVITAHTLTVIGPFTSEMTYPVYNVVRMINIGDFFERIDIIISFVWLSGYFLKNSIFLYAFCHSVSRLFGLKDYRDIVIPLSVLSVLQVYWSFSGYEQMQEFSIHTLSITVWITYFLIPLALLVVDSMRVKGKV; from the coding sequence TTGTTGAACAAGACGCTGCAGAAAATCAGCGCATGGCAATTCGGCCTGTTGATGATCGTCGTTGTCACCGCCTCGGAAATTCTGTTCGCCCCCAGACACGCGAGCATGTTTGCCAAACAAGACGCTTGGTTATCCATGGCCCTTACCATTCTGCCAGGGATCTTCATGGTTATGTTGATGACCGCTCTGTTAAATCGGTATCCCGGATTGTCTATCGTGGAAATCGGATACCGGATTCTTGGAAGCTGGGGTGGACTCCTTCTTGCGGTCTTTTTATCCTACTCCATGTTTTTGAATGTTGCCACGAATCTCAAATCGCTAACATCCTTCGTTAAGCAGTACTCGCTTCCGCAGACGCCAAGCCTTGCCATTGCCGGCATCTTCATGAGCGTATGCGCCATTGCCGTGCTGGCCGGAATCGAAATTCAAGGACGATGCGCCGAACTAATCGTCCCGATCAATCTGCTGTTTATCGTTCTCGTTTTATGTTTCTCGATCCCGAACATGAAGCCTGATCTGATAAAGCCCGTCTTGGGAAATGACATATTGCCGATTCTGCAAGGAACGGTGTTGCCGTCTTTTTGGATTTTGCAGGGGAGCTTTGTGATGCTAGGATTTATCCTGCCTTTCTTGGGCCGGTTGCCTGCAGGCCGGACGATTTCCCTGTACTCGGTCGGTTTCAGCGTACTGCTGCTTGTCGTCATTACCGCACACACGCTTACCGTAATTGGGCCTTTTACTTCCGAAATGACATACCCGGTTTACAACGTTGTCCGCATGATCAACATCGGCGATTTTTTCGAGCGAATCGATATCATTATATCGTTCGTATGGTTGTCGGGCTATTTTCTTAAAAATAGCATATTTCTGTACGCCTTCTGCCATAGCGTGAGCCGGCTGTTCGGCTTGAAAGACTATCGGGACATCGTCATTCCGCTCAGCGTGCTTTCCGTGCTGCAGGTTTATTGGTCATTTTCCGGTTATGAGCAAATGCAGGAGTTCAGCATCCATACCCTTTCAATTACGGTCTGGATCACCTACTTTCTGATCCCATTGGCTCTATTGGTTGTCGATTCCATGCGCGTCAAAGGAAAGGTCTAG
- the helD gene encoding RNA polymerase recycling motor HelD, translating to MSEATQEWKSEQQRVDQVVQEIDSRTVTLEQQTSEARSEMVEIRKNFWEDVTVNFEDAAEMAETAASLKQQAEMLFDREHAHRQSDKQLRTLRKLRQSPYFGRIDFALEGESAADPIYLGIASLRDSSDTDYLIYDWRAPVSSLYYDYPPGPAQYETPMGIIGGELKLKRQFVIRDGVITSVFDTGVTIGDEMLQEVLGKHSDAQMKSIVATIQREQNLIIRNDRSRLLVVQGAAGSGKTSAALQRVAYLLYRHRGTLSADQIVLFSPNPMFNSYVSTVLPELGEENMEQTTFQDYLHYRLSKSFQLENPYEQLEYALAATDDSGYEARMESIRYKASRTFVELMERYLASLKEGGLIFRNLSFRGEPFIHARDIHDYFYSLDRSIPIPNRLRLVAERLMEKVKERQIAALDESWVEDEIELLDKETYLNIYQQLRRKKRFHKESFDDFDAEKAMLAEYVVRDRFKPLRERVKRLNFINLKAVYRQLFADPAFAAAYLEDEDTLPASWDAICARTLERLDDGAMAYEDATPFLYAVERIRGFQTNVSVRHILIDEAQDYTAFQFAYLKRLFPRAKVTALGDMNQSINAHASLGGSGFSAIEALFDPEETEKVTLMRSYRSTRPIVEFTSLLIPGGEAIEPFNRSGDKPTLTAVHNITELNSRIAARIEALQAEGYRTIAVICKTAAESRTAYEALQENIDIRLMERETTDFEQGVVVIPSYLAKGVEFDAVIVYDASARCYGRESERKLFYTVCTRAMHELHLYGVGEWSPFMTDEAKQCCTLEEE from the coding sequence ATGTCTGAAGCGACTCAAGAGTGGAAAAGTGAACAGCAGCGGGTCGATCAGGTTGTTCAGGAAATTGACAGCCGAACGGTTACACTGGAGCAGCAAACCTCCGAAGCCAGAAGCGAAATGGTTGAAATCCGTAAAAATTTCTGGGAAGACGTCACCGTCAACTTCGAGGATGCGGCAGAGATGGCCGAAACCGCCGCAAGCCTAAAGCAGCAGGCCGAGATGCTCTTCGACCGCGAGCACGCGCACCGTCAGAGCGACAAGCAGCTGCGGACGTTAAGAAAGCTCCGGCAGTCACCGTATTTCGGACGAATCGATTTTGCCCTGGAAGGGGAGTCCGCGGCCGATCCCATCTATCTGGGCATCGCTTCGCTGCGGGATAGCAGCGATACTGACTACCTCATTTATGATTGGCGTGCGCCCGTCTCCAGCCTGTATTACGACTATCCGCCGGGACCGGCGCAGTACGAAACCCCCATGGGAATAATCGGCGGCGAATTGAAGCTGAAGCGCCAATTCGTCATACGGGACGGCGTCATTACCAGCGTATTCGATACCGGTGTTACGATCGGCGACGAGATGCTTCAGGAAGTGCTCGGCAAGCATTCGGATGCGCAGATGAAGAGTATCGTTGCCACTATTCAGCGCGAGCAAAATTTAATTATCCGTAATGACCGCAGCCGGCTTCTCGTTGTTCAGGGAGCGGCCGGGAGCGGCAAAACCTCGGCAGCGCTTCAGCGGGTCGCTTATTTGCTGTACCGGCATAGAGGAACCCTGAGTGCCGACCAGATTGTCCTCTTCTCGCCAAATCCGATGTTCAATAGTTATGTATCGACCGTTCTGCCTGAGCTGGGCGAAGAGAATATGGAGCAGACGACCTTCCAGGACTATTTGCACTATCGGCTGAGCAAGTCGTTCCAATTGGAGAATCCGTACGAGCAGCTCGAATACGCTTTAGCCGCAACAGATGACTCTGGTTATGAGGCCCGGATGGAGAGCATCCGATACAAAGCATCCCGTACGTTCGTGGAATTAATGGAGCGTTATCTAGCCTCTTTGAAGGAAGGCGGGCTTATCTTCCGAAACTTGTCCTTCCGCGGGGAGCCCTTCATTCACGCGAGGGATATACACGATTATTTCTACTCGCTTGATCGTTCGATTCCGATTCCGAACCGTCTTCGGCTCGTCGCCGAGCGGTTAATGGAGAAGGTAAAGGAGCGTCAGATAGCCGCGCTTGACGAGAGCTGGGTTGAAGATGAAATCGAGCTGCTGGATAAGGAAACCTATCTGAACATTTATCAGCAGTTAAGACGAAAGAAACGCTTCCATAAAGAATCCTTCGATGATTTCGATGCGGAGAAGGCCATGTTGGCTGAGTATGTCGTACGTGATCGGTTCAAGCCGCTTCGCGAGCGCGTCAAGCGGCTGAACTTTATTAATCTGAAGGCTGTGTACCGTCAGCTGTTTGCCGATCCGGCGTTTGCCGCGGCCTATCTGGAGGATGAGGATACGCTGCCCGCAAGCTGGGATGCCATCTGTGCCCGTACGTTGGAAAGGTTAGACGATGGCGCAATGGCCTATGAGGACGCCACTCCGTTTCTGTATGCCGTCGAGCGCATCCGCGGATTCCAGACGAATGTGTCGGTGCGTCATATCCTTATTGATGAAGCGCAGGATTATACGGCTTTTCAATTTGCATATCTGAAACGACTGTTCCCGCGGGCCAAAGTGACTGCGCTTGGCGATATGAATCAATCCATCAATGCGCACGCTTCTCTCGGCGGGAGCGGATTCTCAGCCATTGAAGCACTGTTCGATCCGGAGGAGACGGAGAAAGTGACGCTGATGCGCAGCTATCGTTCAACGCGTCCGATCGTCGAATTTACATCTCTTCTGATTCCTGGCGGAGAGGCGATCGAGCCGTTTAACCGGAGCGGCGATAAGCCGACGCTCACAGCCGTTCATAATATCACGGAGCTGAACAGCCGCATTGCAGCACGGATTGAAGCGCTCCAAGCGGAAGGCTATCGAACGATTGCCGTGATCTGCAAGACAGCGGCCGAAAGCCGAACGGCATATGAAGCACTTCAGGAGAACATCGATATTCGGCTGATGGAGAGAGAGACGACCGATTTCGAACAGGGCGTTGTCGTCATTCCTTCTTACTTGGCCAAAGGCGTGGAGTTCGACGCCGTGATCGTATATGACGCTTCTGCTCGCTGTTACGGTAGAGAAAGCGAGCGAAAGCTGTTCTATACCGTTTGCACGCGCGCTATGCATGAGCTTCATCTGTATGGGGTTGGGGAGTGGAGCCCGTTTATGACGGACGAAGCCAAGCAGTGCTGCACGCTGGAAGAAGAGTAA
- a CDS encoding cold-shock protein — protein METGTVKWFNAEKGFGFIEVEGGNDVFVHFSAIQGDGFKTLDEGQRVEFNVVQGNRGPQAENVVKL, from the coding sequence ATGGAAACAGGAACAGTTAAATGGTTTAACGCAGAAAAAGGATTTGGTTTCATCGAAGTTGAAGGCGGAAACGACGTATTCGTACACTTCTCCGCTATTCAAGGCGACGGCTTCAAGACGCTTGACGAAGGTCAACGCGTAGAATTCAACGTGGTACAAGGCAACCGCGGACCACAAGCTGAGAACGTTGTAAAACTGTAA
- a CDS encoding ABC transporter substrate-binding protein, protein MKLRRHYLTLRHSFPHVQEETPLEVTVEELAMPVDCTPRNMVLLLKRMQQEGWISWTPRKGRGNRSTLLFLARRDHIALLEAQELVAKQDLQAALALIQSMEQAASLKEQFQEWLSGRFGFHSELQGKRRTDTLRFPLQQTIHTLDPAAIHYAGESHLVNQLFDGLVRMDPKGASIQPHLAHAWDIDPTRTKWTFYLRKGVMFHHGREMRSSDVKYSLERLKRLASRGLYSWVYAGITSIESPDDTTIHIHLAEPDETFLAFLTTNRAAIVPQDACETDGAQFGITPVGTGPFRLADQQQGVWILEAFDRYFQGRGFLDRVEVWSLPEASASEAASPLPPFQVMHNVRLTDQSAGGWQQIRQSGMTCKFMTVNESKDGPLRDIAVREAIDYAIDRHHLVDLLSGDVIEEGSSFWPQYDDLAERYRSPGSPNEAASKLEAAGYRGETLILATIPQYEADARLIQQVCAASGIALSVNLIPAEQFKGQDRMTADLLLFAIMLDEHRELRLIDLFKSMQQHGRSDMRESLEHSIRLLLSEPDVRRRTEILYKIERLLMDRHSLLFLYRKHLKTAFHPSIRGISFESLGWVRFKDLWFT, encoded by the coding sequence ATGAAACTCCGGCGCCATTATTTGACGCTGCGGCATTCCTTCCCTCACGTTCAGGAAGAAACGCCGCTTGAGGTAACCGTAGAGGAGCTCGCGATGCCGGTGGACTGCACCCCCCGCAACATGGTGCTGCTGTTGAAACGAATGCAGCAGGAAGGGTGGATCAGCTGGACGCCAAGAAAGGGACGCGGCAACCGTTCCACCCTGCTCTTCTTGGCCCGCCGGGATCACATTGCGCTCTTGGAAGCGCAGGAGCTGGTCGCCAAGCAGGACTTGCAAGCCGCTCTGGCGCTCATCCAATCGATGGAGCAAGCTGCTTCGCTGAAGGAGCAATTTCAGGAATGGCTTTCGGGAAGGTTCGGTTTTCATTCGGAGCTCCAGGGCAAACGGCGGACCGACACACTGCGATTTCCGCTGCAGCAGACGATTCACACGTTAGATCCGGCTGCCATTCATTATGCCGGAGAATCCCATCTCGTGAATCAGCTGTTCGACGGATTGGTTCGTATGGATCCGAAGGGCGCTTCCATACAGCCTCATCTCGCCCACGCCTGGGACATCGATCCTACCCGGACCAAGTGGACGTTCTATTTGCGCAAAGGGGTCATGTTCCATCATGGCCGCGAGATGCGGTCATCCGATGTGAAGTATTCCTTGGAACGGCTGAAGAGGCTTGCTTCGCGGGGATTGTACAGCTGGGTCTATGCGGGAATAACATCGATCGAATCGCCTGACGATACGACGATTCATATTCATTTGGCTGAGCCGGACGAAACCTTCCTTGCATTCTTGACGACCAACCGGGCTGCCATCGTTCCGCAGGATGCGTGCGAAACCGATGGTGCGCAATTCGGCATAACGCCTGTCGGTACCGGTCCTTTCCGCTTGGCGGATCAGCAGCAAGGGGTGTGGATTCTGGAAGCCTTCGACCGTTATTTTCAAGGCAGAGGATTTCTTGACCGGGTTGAAGTATGGTCGCTGCCCGAAGCAAGCGCAAGCGAAGCCGCAAGTCCTCTACCGCCCTTTCAGGTGATGCATAATGTGCGCTTGACCGATCAAAGCGCCGGAGGGTGGCAGCAGATCCGGCAATCGGGCATGACATGCAAATTTATGACCGTTAACGAGTCGAAGGACGGCCCTCTTCGCGATATTGCCGTGCGTGAAGCGATTGATTACGCGATTGACCGTCACCACCTCGTGGATTTGCTATCCGGCGACGTTATTGAGGAGGGCAGCAGCTTCTGGCCGCAATATGACGACCTCGCAGAGCGGTATCGATCGCCGGGAAGCCCGAATGAGGCCGCAAGCAAATTGGAGGCGGCCGGGTATCGGGGGGAAACGCTTATTCTGGCGACAATTCCTCAGTATGAAGCCGATGCCAGGCTGATTCAACAGGTTTGTGCTGCATCCGGCATCGCGCTATCGGTCAATCTTATTCCCGCCGAGCAGTTCAAGGGACAGGACCGCATGACGGCGGATTTGCTGCTCTTTGCCATCATGCTCGATGAGCATCGCGAGCTGCGGCTGATCGATCTCTTCAAGAGCATGCAGCAGCATGGGCGTTCGGATATGCGTGAATCGCTAGAACACAGCATTCGTCTGCTTTTATCGGAGCCGGATGTCCGCCGCAGAACGGAAATCCTGTATAAGATCGAAAGGCTGCTGATGGACAGGCACAGCTTATTGTTTCTATACCGGAAGCATTTGAAGACGGCCTTCCATCCTTCGATCCGCGGCATATCGTTTGAATCGCTGGGCTGGGTGCGGTTTAAGGATCTCTGGTTTACATAG
- a CDS encoding DUF4153 domain-containing protein, which translates to MWILALLLGLAGQYLFVGNAAGISVVIFVLGFYGLFFYAVQGRMGGFDKWEGQSVSGWLLLIPIGLLAMTYALYANRFFHLLNGMAITIMIAAQTIMLTRSSAHPWYKAEFFPDLIHRCIVKPFSHLSVPFGIVSNLVLPSGSAGPASGNLRKVALGFVLAAPILVVVISLLASADQIFLSWLTEIPGLFQGLSVGEGFIRIITGGGIALYSFCYIWGLLFPRRTNTANGAAAANGASLFDGGEAERKPQTQMDPITACTLLISVNVVYFLFALIQFSYLFGAANGLLPDGAAYAEYARRGFTELALVALINLLLLLSGLHFVRREGVWMERIRKVSLSLLVGCTVVMLVSAYSRLSLYEDAYGYTQTRLLVHGFMLVVGILTVTAFIRIWQERLSLSKAYICCAIIAYLIMNYVNLDARIAANNIARYERTGMIDMAYLGTLSADAAPALLKLQAEHPEMESISVAIDQIKERSRLNDKWPAWNLSKQRLK; encoded by the coding sequence ATGTGGATACTCGCTCTCCTATTAGGGCTGGCAGGCCAATACTTATTCGTTGGAAATGCCGCTGGAATATCGGTCGTTATATTCGTGCTCGGGTTCTATGGACTGTTCTTCTATGCGGTACAAGGAAGAATGGGCGGGTTTGACAAGTGGGAGGGACAGTCAGTCTCAGGCTGGCTTCTCTTGATTCCGATCGGCCTGCTTGCGATGACGTATGCTTTGTACGCCAACCGGTTCTTCCATCTGTTGAATGGCATGGCGATTACGATTATGATCGCTGCGCAGACGATCATGCTCACACGCAGCAGCGCGCACCCCTGGTACAAGGCCGAATTTTTCCCGGATCTGATCCACCGATGCATAGTAAAGCCATTCAGCCATCTATCCGTACCGTTCGGGATTGTAAGCAATCTGGTGCTTCCCAGCGGTTCCGCCGGTCCGGCAAGCGGGAACCTGCGCAAAGTCGCGCTCGGCTTCGTGCTCGCGGCGCCGATTCTCGTCGTGGTGATTTCGCTGCTGGCCTCTGCGGACCAGATATTTCTATCCTGGCTGACCGAAATACCGGGCTTGTTCCAAGGACTTTCTGTCGGCGAAGGGTTCATTCGCATCATTACCGGGGGCGGAATTGCACTTTATTCGTTCTGCTACATATGGGGATTGCTGTTTCCTAGGCGGACGAATACGGCCAATGGCGCAGCAGCTGCGAACGGCGCGAGCCTCTTCGATGGCGGTGAAGCGGAGCGGAAGCCGCAGACGCAGATGGATCCTATTACGGCGTGCACATTGTTAATCAGCGTTAATGTTGTCTATTTCCTCTTTGCGCTTATTCAATTCTCGTACTTATTCGGCGCAGCGAACGGATTGCTGCCTGACGGAGCAGCTTATGCGGAATATGCGAGAAGAGGATTTACGGAGCTGGCGCTGGTCGCTCTGATCAACCTGTTGCTGCTGTTGAGCGGGCTGCACTTCGTACGTCGTGAAGGCGTATGGATGGAGCGGATCCGTAAAGTCTCGCTCAGCTTGCTCGTTGGGTGTACGGTCGTTATGCTGGTCTCTGCGTATAGCCGCCTTTCCTTGTACGAGGATGCTTATGGCTATACGCAAACCAGGCTGCTCGTTCATGGATTTATGCTGGTTGTCGGCATCTTGACGGTAACGGCATTCATTCGAATCTGGCAGGAGAGGCTATCGTTATCGAAAGCCTATATCTGCTGTGCGATCATCGCCTATCTGATCATGAATTATGTCAACTTGGATGCACGGATAGCTGCCAATAATATTGCGCGGTATGAGCGAACAGGTATGATCGACATGGCCTACTTAGGTACGCTATCAGCTGATGCTGCGCCCGCTCTGCTCAAGCTGCAGGCTGAGCATCCCGAAATGGAATCCATAAGCGTGGCGATCGATCAGATTAAGGAGCGGTCCCGATTGAACGATAAGTGGCCCGCCTGGAATCTATCCAAGCAGCGGTTAAAATGA
- a CDS encoding alpha-L-fucosidase, with the protein MENVQRDLIQERTERTRWFQHDRFGMFIHWGLYAIPARGEWVRSFEKITVEDYQPYFDQFDPDRYDPKAWAKAAKDAGMQYAVLTAKHHDGFCLFDSKLTDYKATNTKAGRDLVAEFLEAFRAEGIKVGLYYSIIDWHHEDYPAYGDRHHPMRNNEAYKRDPETFHRYLDYMHGQVRELLTNYGKLDIMWFDFSYDNMASETWKATELMTMIRSLQPHILIDNRLEGSGEQGGSLYTSNPSVYAGDFASPEQIIPPEGVTDENGNPVPWEACITLNNNWGYAAADRSYKTPTTVIRKLVECVSKNGNMLLNVGPTAKGEIPQESLDILAEVGQWIKQNGASIYGCGKADFPKPEWGRYTQRGNLLYAHVFEESIGPVNLVGLAGKVKKARLLADGSELFLNRPWSAALFEEDAFVSFARPEHLTYPLPDKKNTVIELELLS; encoded by the coding sequence ATGGAAAACGTTCAACGAGATCTCATACAAGAACGAACCGAACGCACACGCTGGTTCCAGCACGACCGCTTCGGGATGTTTATCCACTGGGGGCTCTATGCCATACCTGCCAGAGGCGAGTGGGTACGCAGCTTTGAGAAAATAACCGTAGAAGATTATCAGCCTTACTTCGATCAGTTCGATCCGGACCGTTACGATCCCAAGGCTTGGGCGAAAGCGGCCAAGGATGCCGGCATGCAATATGCCGTATTGACGGCCAAGCATCACGACGGCTTCTGTCTGTTCGACAGCAAGCTGACCGATTATAAAGCGACCAATACGAAAGCAGGCCGCGATCTCGTTGCCGAATTTCTGGAAGCATTCCGTGCAGAGGGCATTAAAGTGGGCCTCTACTATTCCATTATCGATTGGCATCATGAGGATTACCCCGCATACGGGGACCGGCATCATCCGATGAGGAATAATGAAGCCTATAAGCGGGATCCCGAGACGTTCCACCGTTACCTCGACTATATGCACGGCCAGGTTCGCGAGCTGTTGACCAATTACGGGAAGCTGGACATCATGTGGTTCGATTTCTCATATGACAATATGGCCAGCGAGACATGGAAAGCAACCGAGCTGATGACCATGATTCGCTCCCTTCAACCGCATATTCTGATCGATAACCGTCTGGAAGGAAGCGGCGAGCAGGGCGGCAGCCTGTATACGAGCAATCCTTCCGTCTATGCCGGTGACTTCGCTTCGCCGGAGCAAATCATTCCTCCTGAAGGCGTAACCGACGAGAACGGCAACCCTGTTCCATGGGAAGCTTGCATTACGCTGAACAATAACTGGGGCTATGCGGCCGCCGACCGTTCCTATAAGACGCCGACGACGGTCATTCGCAAATTGGTTGAATGCGTCAGCAAGAACGGAAACATGCTGCTCAACGTCGGTCCGACAGCCAAAGGAGAAATTCCGCAAGAATCGCTCGACATCCTGGCAGAAGTCGGCCAATGGATAAAGCAGAACGGGGCAAGCATCTACGGCTGCGGCAAAGCCGATTTTCCCAAACCGGAATGGGGACGCTACACGCAAAGGGGTAATCTTCTCTATGCGCACGTCTTTGAGGAAAGCATCGGACCGGTCAACCTGGTCGGGCTTGCCGGGAAGGTCAAGAAGGCGCGCCTGCTCGCCGACGGATCGGAGCTGTTCCTGAACCGGCCTTGGAGCGCGGCACTATTCGAGGAGGATGCCTTTGTCAGCTTCGCCCGTCCCGAGCACCTGACCTATCCGCTGCCGGACAAGAAGAATACGGTCATTGAGCTGGAATTGCTTTCATAA